The Caloenas nicobarica isolate bCalNic1 chromosome Z, bCalNic1.hap1, whole genome shotgun sequence region AACATCTCCTTATCTGGCAAGATAATTGCTTGAGAAAAATTTCATGCCACTAATCTATACAACAGTTCACTTTTTATGGCtctctgattaaaaaataatctggttttACATATATTGAACCAGTATTCTGGTTTTTTGTGATCATTactcttaaaaatattactgatcaacttattttttttttaattactatacAAGCCAGCACCATATAATGCTCCAGTGAAAAATGCTCCTTGTTTAAGaaccttaaaaaaaaggtttaagaCTAAATTGACACAGAACAGACAAGTAGTAAAGGCTTCCTcattttagaaatggaaaaggcaACTGCTGTTTGAATCCACCCAGGTGTTTTGGACAAGGAGCTACTCAAGTCACAAAACAATTAACACCACGTGTCAGGGACGTCTTACATGTGGGGATGAAATCAGTAAAATACAACTGCATAGTGCAAGGAGTACAACAGTGAAATCAATAGCACTTATGTATTTTACCTTCTCATAAGAAACATCAtcaaacatttctaaaatttgAGCAGGATCTTCCACAGGAGTAGATATGGGATGTGATGAATCTAATGCATCCACTTCCATGGCATCAAAACATCTTCTCAAGAAATGGTCTTCCTAATAGGAGGCAAGACCAAATATCACTACTCAACTTTGCACAGTGACCACTGAATCCCTATTCATTCACTTTTCAGACTTTTCCACATGATCTTTAAATTatacaaagaaagcaaaacgtATATTTCTTCTTAGTCCGGAGCATAAAAAAAGACACGACAATAATACAGACAGCCAAGTGAGTTCTAGTGTTCTGAACTAACTTAAATACTCAACCTAGTGAGACTTATAAAAAATAAGTCCAAAAAGATACCTGCACATTCCCACAGTCTGATGACAGAGTGGTCAgtaatcagaaaacaaattaaaaagaaaaatatggtgAACTTCCCTACTATCATGCCACTGTAGTGCTATGGCAAAATTCTGCCCAGATGCAACGTTCGTCTCACTTTGGAATAAATCTTATATATCAGACTTCTGCTAAAGCTAGTAGAAGGATTTTAGTGTTTTCAAGTCCAACCCTATTTGatgaaataagataaaataatttctttaaattttttgaagtctaaatgtctttaaaaaaaagaatacgCTTTCACTGCAATCATTAACTTCCATCGTAAGTTCCTGAAAATATGTACATATAGTTAAATCAACATTCCTACCCTTCAGATATCACCtcaaagagaaatttaaaagtgtTTCACAGCACAAATTTGCTTGATCTTTAACCTTACTAATTAGTGGAATTAGAAGACagttataaaataaaagtacagTAGCAGCTGCTTACAACTCTCAGCTCTGGATGGGTAACACTGACTGACACAAATTCCATAAACTTCGCAAACCCTTCGTTTAACCACAGATCATTCCACCACTCCATGGTAACAAGGTTGCCAAACCactgggaaaaagaagaaaaaaaaaaaagaaaaaaagagcttctgaaatgaaatacacAATTTATCACAAAAGCTGCTACTGAGCTGTATGAAACCACATTTATAGCATGTTATTGTCCTCTAAGGAACCTTTTTAGAGATACAGCTTGCTTGGGTCTCTCCccatttcatttctcattttaatggTAATTCACTAAAAAAGAGGCTTCCACTCATATTCCATTAAAATTTGTAAAGAAGCCACGTGTGGTCGGAGAGCCACCTATGAAGCAGCTCACCTTCCCAGAGTTCTACTTTCCCCTGCAATTAATTTCACGGGCTGACAGTGGTGCAAAGTCCCCGCAGCActggagctgctgagctgagcACATTTTTGTTTACAGCCCTGATAAGCACGTTCACACCAAAGCTGCTATTTTCTTCTTATAGCCCCAAAATCCCTGTACCCACAGAGGATCCATCAACCCCGACCCCTCCGCAGTCCCATTCTAATCTCTTGTTCTTCCCCATGTCTCACCTGATGAGCCAGCTCGTGGGCTATGATCATAGTAATCCACAGTTTAGAAGATGCCGAGGACTTTTCGGGGTCGTACAACAATGCGGATTCTCGGTATGTCGTCAGTCCCCAGTTTTCCATAGCGCCAGACTGAAAATCGGGAATAGCTGCTAAAtctagaaaaggaaacaaacaaacaaacaaacaacacaaaaccaaaaacaaacaaacaaaaccccaccacagtACTAGTATCATTTTATTCAATAAAGAACTCGTTCACTCATCCCACCTCCTGACTGCACAGGGACACATGTCACACACACTTCCAAAGGCTCCcttaaatatatttgcaaaaacatacttaaaaaaaGCTCTGTGCAGAAGACAGAGAGTTTCACTTCCCAGCGGACCTTCTCAAAACGTCTTTCAGCTCTCTGAAGCAGCCAGTTTAAAAGCCTATGCGCCTAACTTGGCCCTGTCTCAATACCCTAAATCACTGACTTTGTGCAAATGATTTTACTCTCTGCGCTTAATAAGGTTCTTGAATGGATTCTATTATTTAACGCTTACCTTGTTTGGGTAGAGGATACGGAATGCTGAAGTAATCCTCGTAGAAGTCTAGAAGTTTCACTGCAGCATCCAAGGCGTAGTCAGCCTGGTGGATCTTGTCGGGCGCCGTGTACACAGAAACCTGCGGCAGACACGCGGTGGCGCTTCAGCCAGCACCAAAACCAGCACGGGCTGTTCTGCACCACAGGTGCTTCAATGGCCATATAAAAGGGACACTAGAGCACATGCTTAACACTCCTCATAGAGCAGTTAttaaaacatttgcagaaaatgCTACTGGAATCAGGAATGCAAGTTTTAAAACTTACCCACCAGAACCACAAtgcccccaaaaaaacaactacAGTTTCCACCCCTACCATGTCAGAATTGTTCGACTGATAACGGGTTTATTTTAGTGTTGATTCttaattaaaactgtatttcatttgCCTTAATTACATGAAACAAACTATGTTACCAGTATGTTACGTTACGTTACATTATGTTACGTTACGTTACATTATATTATATGCAAGCCCGTTACCAAAAAACTTTTGAAACTAATAGAGGTCAGAATGCAAACTAATCATCCAATtacaaaacaaatttctttctctcctttccttcctgtaAAATGCCGAGACATATAAATCCAACGGTTTAACTGAAAAGTAAATCATTATGTGTTCACACAGAGTTAAATACTAAAAAGCTCTGAGAAGATGAGACGGTGCTACCTTAACTCCATGACTGGTCATTTTGCTGATGGATTTAAAATCCGAAACGATGAAGGCCACAAGGTACGTACTCATCTTGACAGTCGTATCAAAATGGTCTTCAACAAGCCAGGGAGTTAAATTCACAGACTTCACCTAAAAAACAAGCATAGATTACCAGCACGACCTGCGAGGACCAACAACTGTTGTTTCTTCTCAGTTTAAAAAGATCCAATTAATCTCACACAATTTCATCTGATTAGCAGCTGTATAAATCCCAGCAGCCATTGTTACACAAGAGAAGTGAACTCCCCCAAATCATGGCTTAGTTACCGCAATTATCTAGTTCAGCATAAAACAAGTTGTGTGTTGGAGGCATCACTTCTCCACTCCTGGTTACAGAGAGCCTTAGCTAGCTAATTCAGAGCTGGAACGTGTTTAGCACCCACTCCTTAATCattattttatgcatttatcTACTAAAGAACTGATTTTTTACATcaactttcaaaatgtttcatttctgaaaagtaCTCGTGGGAGGAGTCGTTGGGGTGCCGTCCCATCATTTAGAAGGGTTATTTTCCTTGCGAACCAGCAACTAACAGTACAGAAGAAATTATGAAGAATCTCTTACACCCAAAGTAAAATCAAAGTACAAAACACAGCTAACCCTATATATGCTTGGTATTTGTAATCACAAACAGTATTTGTAGATATTACACGTATGGCACTTTCACTCATGTTTTTTTGAAGTGTAAAGTACTTTTTCACAGAGAAGGTCCTGCTTATCTGACAATTAATACACATGAATCATGTGtttattcatatatatatatataatcatgAATCCTAAAATCTAAGATCAACACGGAAAGCATTTCCTAAGTAAAACAGAGACTATGGAGACTACGTTGTGCTGCTCATTCTCACAcctctgctgagcagcaggaacCCACACGCCACATTATTATCTTAATTGCTTTTTAGCTTTGTGTCAAGACTACCAGCAACAGCACCACACTCTCATGAAAGAACTGAGGTGATGTCCAGCACCTGTCTGGATGTTCTgttctccttttgctttctgtttcaaagaCCATCAACCAAGAGCACATGGTTAAAAGTTTCACCTACAATGGGCATATTGGACAGCGCGAGGTGCTTCGGTTCCCTCCTGATCCTAACCGAAAACGTGGCTTTCAAGGCTGGTTCATCGAAGCACGGGAAGGCCATCCGTGCCGCTGTTGGCTCAAACTGTGTTGCTGCAAGCACTCtaaatgggggggaaaaaaagggttttgGTCACACACCTCCACATGCACAGCATTCACCCCTTTATGTGTGAAAACGGTAATTTCAAATTTACAAAATAACTAAAGGTACTACCAAAAACTTCTGCATGTCAAGGAAGGATTAACATTTCTCAGTCTGTGGTGGGCAACTGAGGTGGCCAAAGGAAGCTTCTTGACCAAATTCCCCTGGAAAGCGCTGTGGAGGATGAGGCTCCGCAGCTGCCTTGACTTGTGCTCCACCACGATCCAGGGGaacctcagcacaggacacacatggacctgctggagaggggccagaggagccacaggaatgatccgaggctggaacagctctgctgggaggacaggctgagagagttggggtggtCAGCTGGAGAAcggaagctctggggagaccttagtgtggcctttcaatGCTTAAAAcgggccgataagaaagatggggacagatttttgagcagggcctgttgtgacaggacaagagcgatggttttaaactaaaggagggagattcaggctggacatgagggagaaattgttggccctgagggtggtgagagcctgtcccaggttggccagagaggtggtggatgaaccatccctggagacatcccaggccaggctggacggggctctgagcaacctgagctggtgaagatgtccctgctcatggcaggggtggcactgggggagctggggagggcccttcagcACAAACCGTTCCATGATTATATGAATCAGTGGATGCTTTGGTGGACTCAGGCCCAGTAAGGCCAGAGGCAGGAACCCCAGTGCTACCTGGAAGGACATctcaccacacacacaaaccatcGGCTGTGAGTTGGTGCCTAAACTGCAGCAGGAGCCTGACCACTGGAGTAGTTTGggagacagaaaacagaaagcaggtGGCAGCATTTTCCAGAAGCAGCTACTCCACACGgctgcatttcacagaatcatagaatcattttggttggaaaagaccctcaaaatcatcaagtccaaccgttcccccacccccggcactaccccatgtccctgagaacctcatctccgcctGTTCAACCCCTCCCGGGtcggtgactccaccactgccctgggcagcctgtcccagctccAATTTACCATCAGAAAACCCCCGCCTGATGACTTTATAACACAATACTCCACCTGAGCTCCCCGTCCCGGGTGCGGTAGGTGCTCCGGTAGAAGCCGCGGAAGGTGTCGGAGAGGTTGGCGCGGTACTGGACGCTCAGGGTGTAGTTCCCGGGGCGCAGGGGCTGCGCGGGCAGCAGCGCCAGCTGCTCCCGGGCCCGCTGCTCCAGCACCCGCAGcggctgcccagggagggtCCCGCCGGCCGCCagggccgccgccgccacccgcaGCCCCTTGGCGTGCAGGACGATGGCGCCGGCCGGCCGGGTGACCGACAGCTCGATGTCGGCGCTGCCCGCGAAGCTCAGCGTGCTCAGGTTGgggtggaggagcaggtggTACCGCAGCGGCACGACGTGCGGGGGCAGCCGCACCGCGTCCCAGGGGAACGGGCCGCCGGGCTCCCCCCGCGCCGCCACCAGCGACAGCAGCGACAGCAGCGACACCAGCGACACCAGCGAAACCAGCGACACCGGCCTCGCCGGGCCCACCGGCCCCCGCCGCGCTGCCATGTGCCGGTaccggccgccccccgccccgcaggccccggcgctgccgccgcccaCCCGGAGAGCGAAAGCGAAAGGACGCGAAGGAGGAAGTGGCTCCGCCCGACCcgggggaggggacagggaggccCGGGGTGCggggctgctgctccttcttctctttctccttcgTTCgcccttcttctccttcttcttatttttcttcttcttctccttctcttccttctcattctacttcttcttctccttctttctcgctctttccttctcttctccttttcattcttcttattcttcctcgtcttcttctctttctccttcttctcatTCTCATTCtacttctcctttctcatctcgttctttcattctttcctcctcctttctcatctcgttctttcattctttccttctcctttctcatctcgttctttcattctttccttctcctttctcatctcgttctttcattctttccttctcctttctcatctcgttctttcattctttccttctcctttctcatctcgttctttccttctgcttctcctttctcatctcgttctttccttctcctttctcatctcgttctttccttctccttctccttctcctttctcatctcattctttccttctcctttctcatctcgttctttccttctccttctccttctcctttctcatctcgttctttccttctccttctccttctcctttctcatctcattctttccttctcctttctcatctcgttctttccttctccttctccttctcctttctcatctcgttctttccttctccttctcccttctcatctcgttctttcattctttccttctcctttctcatctcgctctttcattctttccttctcctttctcatctcgttctttccttctcctttctcatctcgttctttccttctcctttctcatctcgttctttccttctccttctcctttctcatttcgttctttccttctccttctcctttctcatctcgttctttccttctcctttctcatctcgttctttccttctcctttctcatctcgttctttccttctccttctcctttctcatctcgttctttccttctccttctccttctcctccttcttcttctccttcttctccttctcctcctccttctcctccttctccttcttctccttctccttctcctcctcctcctccttttccttctccttcacccTTATGACTGTTGGGTAAGACTGACAGCTTACTTTTGAAGAGGTATTGgggcggggcagggggaagTTTCCAGCTCTTCATGACTGGAATCACCACCTCTGGGATGAGAAGGGTGAATTTTAAGAGGATGATTCTGATAAAGCCCTGTGGACCAATGGGATTTCAATAGCTCAGGAAGGAAAATCTTTCTTTCCAGGCATCCTAAGACTCCTGCTACAGTTAATAAAACAGTCCAGAATAACATCTTTTCTTACAGGCTTTTTGCAATTCTGCTTCTGTAAAACATGAACATGAGcaaaaacatgaacaaaatcCTTGGGAAAGTAGCTGAGGACTGAGAATCTCTGAAAATGGCTctcacattttaaattactggGTCATTTAAAGGAATTTGATATATCGTATACAcgcacatatatacacacatattaACAGAATACAGGAAACACTGGTGGTCTTACCTTAATTCTACCTATTAATTCTAGCTAGCTAGCTCTAAAATGTTCTTATTCCCACATTTGAAAGACTGATTTTTGGATTTTAACCAAAAAGCTTGAATAAAAACCTCCTGTAAGACAAGTAAAGAGCTATCCTTCAGTCTCAAATATCTGGATGAAGACAAAAGGGTTGATTTCAGCTGGGATCttgcagaaaaatctgaatttcataGCAACTTGGAAGCCAAAAAGCAAGTGCCACAGGGATGCTCTGCTGACCCAGATTGTCTCGGAGCAGTTTTCTCTCATACAAAGAGCCATACAgaactatgaaaaataaatcttagtTTATTTTGCATGGCAAATACAGCACTTTGGAAATCACTTAATGAGGGCTAAATGAACTGACTCCTGAACATAATTTCTGCAGAACTCCAAAGTTAAAACCTTGGGCATTGATTACTATGAAGCTGTTTTGGTGCAAGTAAATGCAGAACAGTCTTCATGAGTCTGAAGACAATCGATACATCAAGCAAGGAGTTTGACTTGTTTCAAGGCCATTCGCTAAAAATTTGTATGCACATAGTTATCAAAGgtccttcttaaaaaaaacccaaataattaaattaattaaaacaatcaaacaaaaaaaccccacactagCATATGTAGTTTTAATGACATTAACTTAACTGTGCTAAGATACCAGAAGGCAAGTATCCATTTTTCAGTACTACATTTGTTTTATGCAGAGCCTTTCCATTCAAACTGTCTCCTAATAAAGCCTCTGAACACCTCAAAATTTCTTCTGCTAAGAAATAAAGCCAAAATAAGTAAATCAGTACCATTTATTACCGATCAACAAAGAGCCATATTGCTGttaatgagaaggaaaaaaaaaaaaagggcattatGATTATAAAACACACTATCAACAGACACGAAAACTAAACTGAAATTTCCTAAAGTTGGGAATAGCTTCCCATAGTTAAGAATGTGTTCCTGTAATTAAGTAAACCATGTACGGTGTTGTTATAATTCTCATAGCCTTTTTTTGCCAAAACTGTTTACCTGGTTCACCCAAGTTTTCCAGTTACTTGATTTCTAcctaaaatgaaactttttttttttttgaacaagCATCAAACTTTAAGAggcttcttttttaattttaggaaTTAAAACCATCCTAAAACTGAGGGTTATTTCAAATAATGCCAGCATCAGACCTCAAACTGGGACAGCTGCAGTCTTCATTGAAGGCCTGATCCTTTGAACAGAAAGCAACATCACAACATTTatgttgggaaaaaaacactttttgcaGGCacgcttttttttaatacaaaaaccATAAAATTTTGCATCCTTGGGGTTTTTCTTCATGATTACACGCTTGGCATCAGCAACATTCTTACTCCAGAATACCTTTTTTAGCAGCAGTTGCAGTAATTCTGACGTTCAAATTAATAACATCCCCTTTTCTGGTTTGTCACTGGATGATTCACACTAAAGCAACATCAGTTGTTTCAAAAAGTGTGAAATAGTGAGCAATGCATGACAACACTAGCAGGCCAATACACcgtagtttaaaaaaaaaagccaatgaaCCACAGGAAAAATACCAGAGTCAGTATCTTCCCACTGAAGATGActgcaaaaaagcagaaagtccCCCTTGTTTCAAATTACAACATTAATAATTATGTTCCAGCCCTACAGAGCTTCTCATAAATGAGAAATTTAATAACAACAGAAACTTAATGCCAATTTTTGTTATGATTTGGTTTCATCAGGAAGTTTTCTTCCAAATGCCACGTGGCTCTACTGAAGTACTGCTATTCCTACTACTAATCCATTCTCAAGACTTCTGATTTAAATTGATCTTTTGGGAAAAAAGGGAGGTCAGGTTTCTTGTTGAGATACAGACTGAGGTTTCCTACTAACATCTAGAAATTGCCACATGAATATGCTATCATAAAAgctaattaaaagcaaaaatgtgcttttcaaataaaaatgttcttgttgctgcaggtttttttggtttgataATGGAACAGGCTAGACTTTCACATTACTATCCAGCAACTCTACAGTGCAGTATTAGTGTGCAAATATTGCACAAGAGGTCtttgaaaaaatgaagttattttcagtacagttttaaaaatactaagtGAGCATTTTTCTCATGTATGCAAAAACTCctaataaagaaaatactatCAAAAAAACAATCCCAAACAACAATGTACTTTGGGAATCAGAGGCTCAGATAGATTAATTTCATTCTCACCAAACAGCGGGAAAATTGTAGAAGTTACTGCTCAACCCCTAAATAGAATTTCAGATAAATGCAAAGACAAGCATTCCCAGCTTCTGATGTGTTGTGTAAATTATAGGACAATATATTAAACAATGGTCTTGGTAATACTGCCAAATTACTTTGCCTagttaaagaattttttttcacacatttaAGACATTGTTAACAGTGGATTAAAAGCCTACACTGTGAAATGATTTCATATAGATTCTTAGTCCACATAAAACttagctttttaaataaattcctttttttttttttttaatgcatgagtatttttgagaaaaacagaactgattttaactgctgttctgcagggaCTTTGCAGCAAGTGATTTGGTGTCAGTGAACTGCTGCACATTTCTACAAAATGTTTCACAGGAAAGTTTCCAGTAAAAAAACCCGCCAAACCAACCTGTGTGACACATCAGACCCCAGAGTTTACCACACTTTCAAAACTTGGGGTTTACCCAAATTATCCACAGATTTAAGCCCAGACACAGCTGTTCAATTACACGCAGAGACCAAAATTCTGAACCACCGCAAAGGTTTAAATGCTAAAGTTCTTAAGGAACGAACTATGGAACTCTATTAATGCTACCTATCTAGTTCTAAAATGTTCTAAATATGTGTGATATCTGCGGGACACGGGGCAGCCGTAGGCCAGAGGCAGGGCCTTGCTGTGGCGTTGCTATGGAGCACGGCGTTGCTAGGGCGTTGCTAGGAGGCGGGGAGTTCCGGTTGGTTCCTCAGGTGACCCCTCACGTGATCGCCCCTCCATCCGGGCGCTggcaagatggcggcggcggcagcggtTCGCGGGCGGCGCTTCAAGTGGTCGCTGGAgctggcggcggcgccgggggggCGGTGAGGCCGGGAGGGCGCGGGGGAGGGACCCGAGGGGCCCGGAGGTCCCCCCGGCCTCACCTGTCCCCCTCTTTTCCCCACaggccccgcggagccgccgaGGGCCGCGGGCCGCTGGGGTTCGCCGAGCGGCAGCTGGGGGAGGGCGGTGTCCACGAGAGCGACAAAATCCTCATGGAGAAGGTGGgcggggacacacacacacccccggACGCCCGGGTCCCCCGTTGGGGGGGTTGGTCCCTCTCCCAGATACCCGGGTCCCCTGTGGGGGGTGGTTCCTGGGTCCCCTGTGGGGGGTGTCCCCCCGCACAGCCGTGTCCTCTCTCCCCGCAGCGCTGCTGGGACGTGGCGCTGGCGCCGCTGAAGCAGATCCCCATGAACCTGTTCATCATGTACATGGCCGGCAACACCATCTCCATCTTCCCCGCCATGATGGTCTGCATGATGGGCTGGCGGCCCCTGCAGGCGCTCATGTCGCTCTCTGCCAGTGAGTACGGACCCACCACCCCCCGGGTGTCCCCGGACACCCCTGCAGCACGACAGCCACCCCCTGCCCCGTGGCCGTCCCTACAACAGCCCCGCTGTGCATGTGCCCCGCAACAATCACACGCTTGTCAGTTGCCCTCACATGTCCCTCAGCAGTTGCTCCTTTGACAGCCACCCCCACATGTCCCCAAACAGTCACCCCTGCGTCAGCTGTCACCAACAGCCACCCTCAGGTCACTTGCCCCCATGCACCCCCTTACAGTCATTCATATGACAGCCACCCCACCCTGGTCACCCCCACATGTCCCCCAACAACAGTTGCCCCTGTGACAGCCACCCCTGTGACAGCCACCCACAGATCAGCTGCCCCATGTGTCCCCAAACAGTCACCCCTGTGTCAGCTGTCACCAACAGCCACCCCCAGCTCACTCATCCCCATGCACCCCCTACAACCATCCCTGTGAGAGTCACCCCACCTTGGTCACCCCTGCATGTCCCTCAACAGCCACCCCTGTGGCAGTCACCTCCACATCAGTCACCCCCACAGGTCCCCCAACATGCCCCTGTGCCACCCTCCCCCATGACACTCCCCTGCCGCCCATCACCACCCCACTCCCCCACGGTGCCAGGCACACAGGTGACAGTGACACTCCTGCCCCCTTGTCCCCACAGCCCTGAAGGCGCTGGAGAGCTCAAGCCGCCGGGCACTGCAGGGACTGGTGTTCCTAGTGGGCAACGGGCTGGGTCTGGCGCTGGCCCTCTACAAGTGCCAGGCCATGGGGTTGCTGCCCACCCGCCCCTCTGACTGGCTGGCCTTCGTCACCCCTCCACAGGTATGTCACCACGTCCCCCGGACGCCGGGGTTCCCTGACCCACACGCTGGGGTCCCCCCCCCTCacccctttctctctctctctccccttgcAGCGGATGGAGTTCACTGGGGGGGGCCTGATCCTGTGACCCTGCGTGACCCCCAATAAAGGTGATGGCAGGATGGTGACTTCATTTCTGGGGGGACCTTCttgggacctgggggtcctggtggacagcaggatgaccatgagccagcactgtgcccttgtggccaagaaggccaatggcatcctggggtgtattagaaggggtgtggttagtaggtcgagagaggttctccttcccctctactctgccctggtgagacctcatctggaatattgtgtccagttctgggcccctcagttcaagaaggacagggaactgctggagagagtccagcgcaggg contains the following coding sequences:
- the EMC4 gene encoding ER membrane protein complex subunit 4: MAAAAAVRGRRFKWSLELAAAPGGRPRGAAEGRGPLGFAERQLGEGGVHESDKILMEKRCWDVALAPLKQIPMNLFIMYMAGNTISIFPAMMVCMMGWRPLQALMSLSATLKALESSSRRALQGLVFLVGNGLGLALALYKCQAMGLLPTRPSDWLAFVTPPQRMEFTGGGLIL